Below is a genomic region from Paracholeplasma manati.
TTAATTGAAAGTGCCACCCAAAACATCGATGAAGATGAAGCCATGGGCATGATGGAAAAAATGCTTTCTGGTAACTATAACTACAACGATTTACTTAAACAATTTAAAATGATCAAACGCATGGGTTCGATTTCTAAAATCATGGGATTTATGCCTGGGGTTGCGAAATACAAAGACGCTTTAAACAATGTTGACGACAAGCAATTTGATAAGATGGCTGTCATCATCCATTCGATGACCGAACAAGAACGTAAAAATCCAAAATTAATCGAAGATTCTTCTAGACGTCGTACCCGTATCGCCAACGGTGCTGGGGTTCAAGTCTCGGATGTGAATCGCTTAAGACAAGCATTGGATCAACAAAAACAAATGGCGAAGCAAATGTCAAAAATGTCTGAATCTGACATGAAATCCGCACAAAAAGACCCTTCGAAGTTGATGCCACAACCGAAGATGAAAAAAGGCAAAGGTAAAAATAAAGGCCAATTTAGATTTTAACTAACTTGGCTTTTTTTCTAAACTCAACCGATTTACCCACAAAACTGGTGGAAAATTATTCCAAATGTATATGTTAAAATACATATAAAGGAGACTAATCATGCAGAAATTAATCCTGATTGATGGTAACTCTCTCTTCTTTAGAGCTTACTACGCTACCGCTTATGCCGGTGGCGATTTAATGAAAAATAAACAAGGGGTATATACCAATGCCCTTTTTGGCTTTGTCAACATGGTGGATAAAATCCTCCAACAAGACTACACCCATGTGCTTGTAGCCTTTGATACCAAAGAAAAAACCAAACGTCATGAAGCGTTTGATGACTATAAAGCGGGACGACCACCGATGCCAGCAGAAATGGCTCAACAAATCCCACTCATCCACAGCTATTTAAAGCATTTAAACATCGCTGATTATAGTTTGGTGGGCTATGAAGCCGATGATATCATCGGTACGCTTTCAAAAGAAGCGTGTAACCGTGGGTTTGAAGTATCGGTCTATTCTTCTGACCGTGACCTTTTACAACTCATCTCTGACAATGTCACCATCCACTTATTAAAAAAAGGTGTGACCGACATTGAAGATTTAACCCCAGCGTCATTCCTTGAAAAATATGGGATTAACCATACCCAAATGATCGACTTAAAAGCATTGATGGGTGACCCATCTGACAACATCCCAGGTGTGCCTGGGGTTGGTGAGAAAACCGCAGTCAAGCTTTTACAAACCTATGGCACACTAGAAGAAGTGCTTGCGAAAAAAGCAGAGATTTCGGGCAAACTTGGTGAACGTATTCGTGAAAATGAAGATAAAGCCATCCTTTCAAAAATGCTCGCAACCATCGATTTGGCGGTACCTCTTGAGTTTTCACTCGATGATATCGCAAGAAAAGAAACCGATTATGACGCGTTGGTATCGTTTTATAACGAGATGGATTTACATGTATTCATCAAACGCCTCAATAAACCGGTTCAAAAACCATCCAATTTTGATTATAAAATCATTCAAGACCACGATGAGTTTGATTTTTTAAAACCGAATATGGCGGTTCATATCGAGTTGGCTGATTTTAATTACCATACCTCCGATATCATTGGATTTGGATTATCCGATGGACAAACCCATTACTTTGTTCCAAAAGAGGTGGGTCTAGCATCGATTGATTTCCAATTGTATTTAACCGACCCATCCATACCCAAATTAACCTACGATCAAAAAGCCTTTAGAACCGCTCTCAAGTGGTTGGGATATGACCTTAAGGGCGTTACCTTTGATTTATTGTTATCGAGCTACCTCATCCATCAAAAGATTGCGAAAGAAGATTTTAAAGTCATTTGCATGGCTTTTGAGTATGAAGACATTGAATACGATGAACTCATCTATGGCAAAGGTGCGAAAAAAGGCTTGCCTGCCCTAGAGGTGTATGCTGCTCATGTCGCGAAAAAGGCGAAAGCCATCACGGTTTTACAACCAATACTCTTAGAAAAACTCAAGGAACTCGATTTATTAGAATTATATGAAACCATTGAAATGCCGCTATCTACCGTATTATCCGATATGGAATACAGTGGGATTGCAGTCGATAAAAATGAACTCAACCAACAAAAAACAGCGTTGAAATCCCGTATTGATGCTTTAGAACAAAACATCTATGCATCGGTTGGAAAGACCTTTAATATTGGTTCACCTAAGCAATTGGCAGAAATTTTATTCGTGGATTTGGGATTAGATCCATCAAAAAAAACCAAAACCAAGAATTTATCTACCAATGTCGATGTATTGAATACCTTGATCGATAAACACCCGGTGATTCCAATGATTTTGGAATACCGTCAATTGACCAAATTATATTCAACCTACATCGAAGGCATCGAACAAAGCATTTTCCCAGATGGTAAAGTCCATACGATTTT
It encodes:
- the polA gene encoding DNA polymerase I, which codes for MQKLILIDGNSLFFRAYYATAYAGGDLMKNKQGVYTNALFGFVNMVDKILQQDYTHVLVAFDTKEKTKRHEAFDDYKAGRPPMPAEMAQQIPLIHSYLKHLNIADYSLVGYEADDIIGTLSKEACNRGFEVSVYSSDRDLLQLISDNVTIHLLKKGVTDIEDLTPASFLEKYGINHTQMIDLKALMGDPSDNIPGVPGVGEKTAVKLLQTYGTLEEVLAKKAEISGKLGERIRENEDKAILSKMLATIDLAVPLEFSLDDIARKETDYDALVSFYNEMDLHVFIKRLNKPVQKPSNFDYKIIQDHDEFDFLKPNMAVHIELADFNYHTSDIIGFGLSDGQTHYFVPKEVGLASIDFQLYLTDPSIPKLTYDQKAFRTALKWLGYDLKGVTFDLLLSSYLIHQKIAKEDFKVICMAFEYEDIEYDELIYGKGAKKGLPALEVYAAHVAKKAKAITVLQPILLEKLKELDLLELYETIEMPLSTVLSDMEYSGIAVDKNELNQQKTALKSRIDALEQNIYASVGKTFNIGSPKQLAEILFVDLGLDPSKKTKTKNLSTNVDVLNTLIDKHPVIPMILEYRQLTKLYSTYIEGIEQSIFPDGKVHTIFAQALTATGRLSSLEPNLQNIPIRTEEGRQIRKLFVPSKPNHYFVSADYSQIELRVLADMANVKGLIEAFNNHEDIHTRTAKEVFGTETVTSEERRKAKAVNFGIIYGIGAWSLSEDIHTTPREAQAFIDKYLSIYPEIKTYMETTVENAIKQGYVTTMMKRRRYIGELESPIYAVREFGKRTSMNAPIQGSAADIIKKAMIDLHAYIDKNKKKSRILLQVHDELVLEVPEAELAEMQKVVPDIMSKAVKLKVQLESSCDTGKNWYELK